From a single Thermus hydrothermalis genomic region:
- the acs gene encoding acetate--CoA ligase — MDRIEGVLKEERVFYPSEAFRQQAHIKSEEEYERLYEESLKDPEGFWGRVASELHWFEPWQKVLEGDLPHPKWFVGGKTNLSYNALDRHVKTWRKNKAALIWEGEPGEERVLTYHDLWREVQKFANVLKRLGVKKGDRVTIYLPMVPEAAIAMLACTRIGAVHSVVFGGFSSGALADRIKDAQAKVLITADGGYRRGGIVPLKQNADEALKETPSVEHVVVVRRTGEEVPWTPGRDHWWHELMEAVPDRLDPEPMEAEDPLFILYTSGSTGKPKGVLHTTGGYMTYVYYTTKLVFDLKDEDVYWCTADVGWITGHSYVVYGPLLNGATTVMYEGAPNWPEPDRFWQIVDKYGVTILYTAPTAIRAFMKWGEGWPAKHRLETLRLLGTVGEPINPEAWLWYYQVIGKGRCPIVDTWWQTETGGIMITTLPGAHPMKPGHAGKPFFGVKPEILDSEHKPVENPDEGGHLCITRPWPSMLRTVWGDPERFIQQYFSQHPGVYFTGDGARRDKDGYYLIQGRVDDVLNVAGHRLGTMEIESALVSHPAVAEAAVVGRPDPMKGEAIVAFVTLKEGYTPSDALRDELKAHVAKVIGPIARPDEVRFTDALPKTRSGKIMRRLLRQIAAGEKEIKGDTSTLEDRSVVEKLKEGA; from the coding sequence ATGGACCGGATTGAAGGCGTGCTCAAGGAAGAGCGGGTGTTCTACCCGAGCGAGGCCTTTCGCCAGCAGGCCCACATCAAGAGCGAGGAGGAGTACGAGCGCCTTTACGAGGAAAGCCTAAAGGACCCCGAGGGCTTCTGGGGACGGGTGGCCTCGGAGCTCCACTGGTTTGAGCCCTGGCAGAAGGTTCTGGAGGGGGACCTCCCCCACCCCAAGTGGTTCGTGGGGGGGAAGACCAACCTCTCCTACAACGCCCTGGACCGCCACGTGAAGACCTGGCGCAAGAACAAGGCGGCCCTCATCTGGGAAGGGGAGCCTGGGGAGGAGCGGGTCCTCACCTACCACGACCTCTGGCGGGAGGTGCAGAAGTTCGCCAACGTCCTAAAAAGGCTTGGGGTGAAGAAGGGCGACCGGGTCACCATCTACCTCCCCATGGTTCCCGAAGCGGCCATCGCCATGCTGGCCTGCACCCGCATCGGGGCGGTGCACTCCGTGGTCTTTGGGGGCTTTTCCTCTGGGGCTTTGGCCGACCGCATCAAGGACGCCCAGGCCAAGGTCCTCATCACCGCCGACGGCGGTTACCGCCGGGGCGGCATCGTCCCCTTGAAGCAGAACGCCGACGAGGCCCTCAAGGAAACCCCCAGCGTGGAGCACGTGGTGGTGGTGCGCCGCACCGGGGAGGAGGTCCCCTGGACCCCGGGGCGGGACCACTGGTGGCACGAGCTCATGGAGGCGGTCCCCGACCGCTTGGACCCCGAGCCCATGGAGGCGGAAGACCCCCTCTTCATCCTCTACACCTCGGGCTCCACGGGCAAACCCAAGGGCGTCCTCCACACCACGGGCGGCTACATGACCTACGTCTACTACACCACCAAACTGGTCTTTGACCTCAAGGACGAGGACGTCTACTGGTGCACCGCCGACGTGGGCTGGATCACCGGCCACTCCTACGTGGTCTATGGGCCCCTCCTCAATGGGGCCACCACGGTGATGTACGAGGGGGCCCCCAACTGGCCGGAGCCCGACCGCTTCTGGCAGATCGTGGACAAGTACGGGGTGACCATCCTCTACACCGCCCCCACCGCCATCCGGGCCTTCATGAAGTGGGGGGAGGGGTGGCCCGCCAAGCACCGCCTGGAAACCCTGAGGCTTCTCGGCACCGTGGGCGAGCCCATCAACCCCGAGGCCTGGCTTTGGTACTACCAGGTGATCGGGAAAGGGCGGTGCCCCATCGTGGACACCTGGTGGCAGACGGAAACGGGGGGCATCATGATCACCACCCTGCCCGGGGCCCATCCCATGAAGCCGGGGCACGCCGGCAAGCCCTTCTTCGGGGTGAAGCCGGAGATTTTGGACAGCGAGCACAAGCCCGTGGAGAACCCGGACGAGGGCGGCCACCTCTGCATCACGAGGCCCTGGCCCAGCATGCTCCGCACGGTCTGGGGCGACCCGGAGCGGTTTATCCAGCAGTACTTCAGCCAGCACCCCGGGGTCTACTTCACCGGGGACGGGGCGCGGCGGGATAAGGACGGCTACTACCTGATCCAGGGCCGGGTGGACGATGTCCTGAACGTGGCGGGCCACCGCCTGGGCACCATGGAGATTGAGTCCGCCCTGGTCTCCCACCCGGCGGTGGCGGAGGCGGCGGTGGTGGGCCGCCCTGACCCCATGAAAGGGGAGGCCATCGTGGCCTTCGTGACCCTGAAGGAGGGGTATACGCCTTCCGATGCCCTCAGGGACGAGCTCAAGGCCCACGTGGCCAAGGTGATCGGCCCCATCGCCCGCCCCGACGAGGTGCGCTTCACCGACGCCTTGCCCAAGACCCGCTCCGGCAAGATCATGCGCCGCCTCCTGCGGCAAATCGCCGCCGGGGAGAAGGAGATCAAGGGGGACACCTCCACCCTCGAGGACCGCTCCGTGGTGGAGAAGCTGAAAGAGGGGGCCTAA
- a CDS encoding AMP-binding protein, translating to MAKKRSLSTVQAALRILAYLAEHPEGVEVKEVARLLGKSLSTAYALLNSLVEEGFAVKGERGYRLGSAKPLRVETTPLEEALEELYLRTRERCYLALLTPEGVRLKTRGRQGQPHPLGETLPEEAHALALGKVLLAFHALPLPPLRPRTPYTLTDPLALEEELKRVRESGLAAEMEEYALGLSALAAPLFGPGGELLGALGVVVPARRFPFAFSRLARALSEVAQVSPYLKPPEPPSLAPPPEGSFRVEVVDPPPGLKEKANLQDFAAAYREALEDPEGFFGPFARAFFWEKPWEKAYDPESRRWFQGGLTNAALNALDRHLPERAQQVALLTLDGEGRLEKWTYRELKELSARLAGLLWGLGVRPGDRVALYMPTGAEAALALLALARIGAVHVALPVGLGPEALRERLLQSQARLLLAADGYYRRGQLVPLRPVVEAAIAGLDLPVLWHARGSTEFWERVSEGRPVDPVPVPAHHPLFLLHTSGSTGKPKGVVHGHGGYMVGVAWALRYLFDLKPGEVFHTTADLFWVVGHSFGLYAPLFLGGTSLLAEDRPDHPSPAAFYERLARLGVDVLLTSPTLLRTLRRHGEARPTGLRLVGSVGEALAPEVWRWTRENLAWPVDNWWQTELGAPALATPLTLSAKPGFVGVPLPGVEARVVDERGEVLPPGAKGHLVLLRAGPAQLVDLLGGGNPWQGGLYWTGDLAVMDEEGYFRILGRSEEVIKVGEARLGTAEVEAAALTHPQVAEAAAIGVPGEEGEEIVVFVVPKQAVPEELKPLLAEKLKAHLLRHLGPVPPPRVLFAESLPRTRSGKILRRLLKAELLGLDPGDTSGLEESYGGGKTP from the coding sequence ATGGCCAAGAAGCGAAGCCTCTCCACCGTCCAGGCCGCCTTGCGCATCCTGGCCTACCTGGCGGAGCACCCCGAGGGGGTAGAGGTGAAGGAGGTGGCCCGCCTCCTGGGGAAAAGCCTTTCCACCGCCTACGCCCTTCTCAATAGCCTGGTGGAGGAAGGCTTCGCCGTTAAAGGGGAAAGGGGCTACCGCCTAGGAAGCGCCAAGCCCCTGAGGGTGGAGACCACGCCCTTGGAGGAGGCCCTCGAGGAGCTTTACCTGCGCACGCGGGAGCGCTGCTACCTGGCCCTCCTCACCCCCGAAGGGGTGCGGCTCAAGACCCGGGGGCGGCAGGGCCAGCCCCACCCCTTGGGGGAAACCCTCCCCGAGGAGGCCCACGCCCTGGCCCTGGGCAAGGTCCTCCTGGCCTTCCACGCCCTGCCCCTCCCCCCTCTCCGCCCCCGCACCCCCTATACCCTCACGGACCCCTTGGCCCTGGAGGAGGAGCTCAAACGGGTGCGGGAATCGGGCCTGGCGGCGGAGATGGAGGAGTACGCCTTGGGGCTTTCCGCCTTGGCCGCCCCCCTTTTTGGCCCAGGCGGGGAGCTCCTCGGGGCCTTGGGCGTGGTGGTGCCGGCCCGGCGCTTCCCCTTCGCCTTTAGCCGCCTGGCCCGGGCCCTTTCCGAGGTGGCCCAGGTTTCCCCTTACCTCAAGCCCCCCGAGCCCCCAAGCCTCGCCCCGCCCCCGGAGGGGAGCTTCCGGGTGGAGGTGGTGGACCCTCCCCCAGGGCTCAAGGAGAAGGCCAACCTGCAGGACTTCGCCGCCGCCTACCGGGAGGCCCTCGAGGACCCCGAGGGCTTCTTTGGCCCCTTCGCCCGGGCGTTCTTCTGGGAAAAGCCCTGGGAAAAGGCCTACGACCCCGAAAGCCGCCGCTGGTTCCAAGGGGGGCTCACCAACGCCGCCCTAAACGCCCTGGACCGCCACCTCCCGGAAAGGGCCCAACAGGTGGCCCTCCTCACCCTGGACGGGGAAGGGCGCCTGGAAAAGTGGACCTACCGGGAACTCAAGGAGCTCTCCGCCCGCCTGGCGGGCCTCCTTTGGGGTTTAGGGGTCCGGCCCGGGGACCGGGTGGCCCTCTACATGCCCACAGGGGCCGAGGCTGCCTTAGCCCTTTTGGCCCTGGCCCGCATAGGAGCGGTGCACGTGGCCTTGCCCGTGGGCCTTGGACCTGAGGCCTTAAGGGAAAGGCTTCTCCAAAGCCAGGCCCGCCTCCTCCTCGCCGCCGACGGCTACTACCGCAGGGGGCAACTGGTCCCCTTGCGCCCCGTGGTGGAGGCGGCCATAGCGGGGCTAGACCTCCCCGTGCTCTGGCACGCGCGGGGGAGCACGGAGTTTTGGGAAAGGGTTTCGGAAGGGAGGCCGGTGGACCCCGTGCCCGTGCCCGCCCACCACCCCCTCTTCCTCCTCCACACCTCGGGCTCCACGGGGAAGCCCAAGGGCGTGGTCCACGGCCACGGGGGGTACATGGTGGGGGTGGCCTGGGCCCTCCGCTACCTCTTTGACCTGAAACCGGGGGAGGTCTTCCACACCACCGCCGACCTCTTCTGGGTGGTGGGCCATTCCTTCGGCCTCTACGCCCCCCTTTTCCTTGGGGGAACGAGCCTCCTGGCGGAAGACCGGCCCGACCACCCAAGCCCCGCCGCCTTCTACGAGCGCCTGGCCCGGCTTGGGGTGGACGTCCTCCTCACCTCCCCCACCCTGCTCCGCACCCTAAGGCGCCACGGGGAGGCCAGGCCCACGGGCCTGCGCCTGGTGGGGAGCGTGGGGGAGGCCTTGGCCCCGGAGGTGTGGCGCTGGACCCGGGAGAACCTGGCCTGGCCCGTGGACAACTGGTGGCAGACGGAGCTAGGGGCCCCGGCCCTCGCCACCCCCCTCACCCTTTCCGCCAAGCCGGGCTTCGTGGGGGTGCCCCTGCCCGGGGTGGAGGCCCGGGTGGTGGACGAGCGGGGCGAGGTCCTCCCCCCGGGGGCCAAGGGGCACCTGGTCCTCCTCCGGGCGGGCCCCGCCCAGCTGGTGGACCTCCTTGGAGGGGGAAACCCCTGGCAGGGGGGGCTTTACTGGACCGGGGACCTGGCGGTGATGGACGAGGAGGGGTATTTCCGCATCCTGGGGCGCTCGGAGGAGGTGATCAAGGTGGGGGAAGCCAGGCTCGGCACCGCCGAGGTGGAGGCCGCCGCCCTCACCCACCCCCAGGTGGCGGAGGCGGCGGCCATTGGGGTCCCGGGGGAAGAGGGGGAGGAGATCGTGGTCTTCGTGGTGCCCAAGCAGGCGGTACCCGAGGAGCTCAAACCCCTCCTGGCGGAAAAGCTCAAGGCCCACCTCCTGCGCCACCTGGGCCCCGTGCCCCCGCCCCGGGTCCTCTTCGCCGAAAGCCTCCCCCGCACCCGGAGCGGCAAGATCCTGCGGCGCCTCTTAAAGGCGGAGCTTTTGGGCCTAGACCCGGGGGACACCTCGGGACTGGAGGAAAGCTATGGCGGTGGAAAAACTCCTTAG
- the acs gene encoding acetate--CoA ligase, with protein MAVEKLLRAEERLWAPEPLRQAANLKDLAAEYRRSLEDPEGFWGEWAKRFYWEKPFQKVLEWHLPEHRWFLEGTTNAVYNALERNVERGLRNKVALLYLSEDGREAKLTYGELLDRVRRLATALKGLGVGKGDRVVIYMPLTLEGVIAMLAVAYLGAIHSVVYAGLGVAALRERILDAGAKLLIAGDVSYRRGKGVDLRSIVEEAIRDLPLKVIWFQRAYRAELPEGHYDLHELLWNTPPEARAEMVEAEHPLFILYTSGSTGKPKGVVHVHGGYMVGTTYHLRTFFDVKDEDVFWATSDIGWIVGHSYIVYAPLLEGITSVLREGAPDYPDPGAFWQVVERYRVNVMFTAPTAVRLFMKYGPEWPKRYDLSSLRLLAVAGEPLNPEALRWAYAHLVEGGQRGFVADNWWQTELGGPTLGTPLALPAKPGFAGVALPGVEALVVDEEGKPVPPGQGGLLALKRPFPHMMRTVWGNHERYLQYWREVPGGVYAAGDVAVMDEEGYFSILGRADDVLNVAGHRIGTADVESALVSHPAVAEAAVIGVPDPLKGEAIKAFVVLRAGQTPSEELRESIVQHVRRELGPIATPSEVVFLEKLPKTRSGKILRRLLKAQELGKDPGDLSTLEE; from the coding sequence ATGGCGGTGGAAAAACTCCTTAGGGCGGAAGAAAGGCTTTGGGCCCCAGAACCCTTGCGGCAAGCGGCCAACCTGAAGGACCTCGCTGCGGAGTACCGGCGGAGCCTGGAAGACCCCGAGGGCTTCTGGGGGGAGTGGGCGAAGCGGTTCTACTGGGAGAAGCCCTTCCAGAAGGTCCTGGAGTGGCACCTCCCCGAGCACCGCTGGTTCCTGGAGGGCACCACCAACGCCGTCTACAACGCCCTGGAGCGCAACGTGGAGCGGGGCCTGAGGAACAAGGTGGCCCTCCTCTACCTCTCCGAGGACGGCCGGGAAGCGAAGCTCACCTACGGGGAACTCCTGGACCGGGTGCGCCGCCTGGCCACGGCGCTTAAAGGGCTTGGGGTGGGCAAGGGGGACCGGGTGGTGATCTACATGCCCCTCACCCTGGAGGGGGTCATCGCCATGCTGGCCGTGGCCTACCTGGGGGCCATCCACAGCGTGGTCTACGCCGGGCTCGGGGTGGCGGCCTTGAGGGAGCGCATCCTGGATGCCGGGGCCAAGCTCCTCATCGCCGGGGACGTGAGCTACCGGAGGGGGAAGGGCGTGGACCTCCGGTCCATCGTGGAGGAGGCCATTCGGGACCTTCCCCTGAAGGTCATCTGGTTCCAACGGGCCTACCGGGCGGAGCTTCCCGAGGGGCATTACGACCTCCACGAGCTCCTCTGGAACACCCCCCCGGAGGCCCGGGCGGAGATGGTGGAGGCGGAACACCCCCTCTTCATCCTCTACACCTCGGGCTCCACGGGCAAACCCAAGGGGGTGGTCCACGTCCACGGGGGCTACATGGTGGGCACCACCTACCACCTGCGCACCTTCTTTGACGTGAAGGACGAGGACGTCTTCTGGGCCACCAGCGACATCGGCTGGATCGTGGGCCACTCCTACATCGTCTACGCCCCCCTCTTGGAAGGCATCACCTCCGTGCTCCGGGAAGGGGCCCCGGACTACCCCGACCCCGGGGCCTTCTGGCAGGTGGTGGAGCGGTACCGGGTGAACGTGATGTTCACCGCCCCCACGGCGGTGCGGCTTTTCATGAAGTACGGCCCCGAGTGGCCCAAGCGGTACGACCTCTCCTCCTTGCGCCTCCTCGCCGTGGCGGGCGAGCCCCTAAACCCCGAGGCCCTGCGCTGGGCCTACGCCCACCTGGTGGAGGGGGGCCAGCGGGGCTTCGTGGCGGACAACTGGTGGCAGACGGAGCTGGGCGGGCCCACCCTGGGCACCCCCCTCGCCCTTCCCGCCAAGCCGGGGTTTGCCGGGGTAGCCTTGCCGGGGGTGGAGGCCTTGGTGGTGGACGAGGAGGGGAAGCCCGTCCCCCCGGGGCAAGGGGGGCTTTTGGCGCTCAAAAGGCCCTTCCCCCACATGATGCGCACCGTCTGGGGCAACCACGAGCGCTACCTCCAGTACTGGCGCGAGGTGCCGGGAGGGGTCTACGCCGCCGGGGACGTGGCGGTGATGGACGAGGAGGGTTATTTCAGCATCCTGGGCCGGGCGGACGACGTCCTCAACGTGGCCGGCCACCGCATCGGCACCGCGGACGTGGAGAGCGCCTTGGTTTCCCACCCGGCGGTGGCGGAGGCGGCGGTGATCGGCGTGCCCGACCCCCTGAAGGGGGAGGCCATCAAGGCCTTCGTGGTGTTGCGCGCCGGGCAAACCCCTTCGGAGGAGCTAAGGGAAAGCATCGTGCAGCACGTGCGCAGGGAGTTGGGGCCCATCGCCACCCCCAGCGAGGTGGTCTTCCTGGAGAAGCTCCCCAAGACGCGCTCGGGGAAGATCCTGCGCCGCCTCCTCAAAGCCCAGGAACTGGGCAAGGACCCCGGGGACCTCTCCACCCTGGAGGAGTAG
- a CDS encoding DUF4212 domain-containing protein, with translation MSGLEAYWKENLNLIRNLLIIWALVGYVLGILLAEPLNAIRLFGGPPLGFWIAQQGSIYVFVILIFYYAYRMAALDRKYGFED, from the coding sequence ATGAGCGGGCTAGAAGCTTACTGGAAGGAAAACCTAAACCTTATCCGAAACCTCCTCATCATTTGGGCTTTGGTTGGCTATGTCTTGGGCATCCTCTTGGCAGAACCCCTCAACGCCATCCGCCTCTTCGGCGGCCCCCCCTTGGGGTTTTGGATCGCCCAGCAGGGGAGCATCTACGTGTTTGTGATCCTCATCTTCTACTACGCCTACCGCATGGCCGCTTTGGACCGGAAGTACGGCTTTGAGGACTAG
- a CDS encoding sodium:solute symporter family protein: protein MTAEVWTWIIVLLTFALYLGIGYWARVRETTGFYVAGRGVPPVANGAATAADWMSGASFISMAGLISFLGFDGAVYLMGWTGGYVLLALLLAPYLRKYGKFTVPEFVGDRYYSNVARVVAVISALFVSFVYVVPQLRGVGIVLSRYLGVDVATGVWAAVLVTAFIAVIGGMKGITWTQVAQYTVLIIAYLITGIALANLLTGNPIPQLAFTFSDFAVRLSQLQVELGLNEYVKPFQSLSQLNVFLITLTLMVGTAGLPHVIIRFYTVPKASDARWSAGWALLFIALLYTTAPAVAVFSKYNLLNTLANKPVEEVQQIDWVQKWSKTGLLKLEDKNGDGIYQITASRDTNEITIDRDIIVLSTPEVAKLSPIVVGLVAAGGLAAALSTAAGLLIVMASAISHDLYTRIINPQASETTKLTIARVVILLVTVLAAPFGINPPAFIAQLVAFAFGLAASTFFPAILLGIFDRRMNTQGAVAGMLVGLIFTATYIVGTNYLGWPRFVFGISPEGIGTVGMLLNFLVAYLVSRATPPPPAEIQKLVDEIRVPKGAGQAAEH, encoded by the coding sequence ATGACCGCGGAAGTTTGGACTTGGATCATCGTACTCCTCACCTTCGCCCTCTACCTGGGCATCGGCTACTGGGCCCGCGTGCGGGAGACCACGGGGTTCTACGTGGCAGGCCGCGGCGTACCCCCCGTGGCCAACGGGGCCGCCACCGCCGCCGACTGGATGTCGGGGGCGAGCTTCATCTCTATGGCAGGCCTCATCTCCTTCCTCGGGTTTGACGGGGCGGTGTACCTCATGGGCTGGACGGGAGGGTACGTCCTCCTCGCCCTCCTCCTCGCCCCTTACCTGCGCAAGTACGGCAAGTTCACCGTGCCCGAGTTCGTGGGGGACCGGTACTACTCCAACGTGGCCCGGGTGGTGGCGGTGATCTCCGCCCTCTTCGTTTCCTTCGTGTACGTGGTGCCCCAGCTCCGGGGCGTGGGCATCGTCCTTTCCCGCTATCTAGGGGTGGATGTGGCCACGGGCGTGTGGGCCGCCGTTTTGGTCACCGCCTTCATCGCCGTAATCGGTGGGATGAAGGGCATCACCTGGACCCAGGTGGCCCAGTACACCGTGCTCATCATCGCCTACCTCATCACCGGCATCGCCCTCGCCAACCTCCTCACGGGAAACCCCATCCCCCAGCTCGCCTTCACCTTCTCAGACTTCGCTGTGCGGCTTAGCCAACTGCAGGTGGAACTTGGCCTCAACGAATATGTCAAGCCCTTCCAAAGCCTGAGCCAGCTCAACGTCTTCCTCATCACCCTAACCCTCATGGTGGGTACGGCCGGCCTACCCCACGTGATCATCCGTTTCTACACCGTGCCCAAGGCCTCCGACGCCCGCTGGAGCGCCGGGTGGGCCCTCCTCTTCATCGCCCTTCTCTACACCACCGCCCCCGCTGTGGCCGTCTTCTCCAAGTACAACCTCCTGAACACCTTGGCCAACAAGCCGGTGGAGGAAGTGCAGCAGATTGACTGGGTGCAGAAGTGGAGCAAGACGGGCCTTCTCAAGCTGGAGGACAAAAACGGGGACGGCATCTACCAAATCACCGCTAGCCGCGACACCAACGAGATCACCATTGACCGGGACATCATCGTCCTCTCCACCCCCGAGGTGGCGAAGCTTTCCCCCATCGTGGTAGGCCTGGTGGCGGCAGGCGGCCTGGCGGCGGCGCTTTCCACAGCGGCGGGGCTTCTCATCGTCATGGCCAGCGCCATCTCCCACGACCTCTACACCCGCATCATCAACCCCCAGGCCTCGGAGACCACCAAGCTCACCATCGCCCGGGTGGTGATCCTCCTGGTCACGGTCCTCGCAGCCCCCTTTGGCATCAACCCGCCCGCCTTCATCGCCCAGCTGGTGGCCTTTGCCTTCGGGCTTGCCGCCAGCACCTTCTTCCCCGCCATCCTCCTGGGCATCTTTGACCGCAGGATGAACACCCAGGGGGCGGTGGCCGGGATGCTCGTAGGGCTGATCTTCACCGCCACCTACATCGTGGGCACGAACTACCTGGGCTGGCCCCGCTTCGTCTTCGGTATCTCCCCGGAGGGCATCGGCACCGTGGGCATGCTCCTCAACTTCCTGGTAGCCTACCTGGTCTCCCGGGCCACGCCCCCGCCCCCCGCAGAGATCCAGAAGCTGGTGGACGAGATCCGCGTGCCCAAAGGGGCGGGCCAGGCGGCAGAGCACTAA
- a CDS encoding DUF294 nucleotidyltransferase-like domain-containing protein — translation MDPRTVPPLNALPEAEREALLQEAREERHPPGTPFLEQGGRPARAVYLVLEGEVALRDGEREVDTLEPGEFFGFPSLLSGEPPAFSVVAKTPVRLLCFPEESFRKLLAYPEAARFFGQGLVERVRLRALPDLSLFAPVGRLVRRKPVFIAPEAPVQEAARRMREEGISSLLVASDPPGILTDRDLRNRVLAEGLPPSTPVAAVMTAPLFALPADTPLYEAVAAMVERGIHHLPLTEGGKLVGVVTHTDLLLHQAQSPLLLLRRIERLELARYSAEVAHLVEGLFQKGLEALEIGRVVASLNDALIRRLVKEAEAALGPPPIPYSFMVFGSEGRKEQALLTDQDNALVLAEGGHEAYFQALAERVVGGLLQAGIPECKGGYMATRWRMPLADWIATFRRFMETPEPQALLETQIFFDFRSAAGALSLKPLEEAILEGAKRGVFLYHLARASLEFRPPLGFLGRVRTEEGFIDLKRSALAPIVSLARLYALLAGSAAKGTVERLRIAAEAGTLSREGAERLEEAFRFFFGLRLAHQLKAFREGRPVENRVLWTALSAGEKRRALEGFRAIQEIQESTASRFNLR, via the coding sequence ATGGACCCAAGAACGGTCCCACCCCTGAACGCCCTTCCCGAGGCTGAACGGGAAGCCCTCCTTCAAGAGGCCAGGGAGGAGCGCCACCCCCCAGGCACCCCTTTCCTGGAGCAAGGGGGAAGGCCGGCCCGGGCGGTCTACCTGGTCCTGGAAGGAGAGGTGGCCCTCCGGGACGGGGAAAGGGAGGTGGACACCCTGGAGCCCGGGGAGTTTTTCGGGTTCCCGTCCCTCCTTTCCGGGGAGCCCCCGGCGTTTAGCGTGGTGGCCAAGACCCCGGTGCGCCTCCTATGTTTCCCCGAGGAGAGCTTCCGCAAGCTCCTCGCCTACCCCGAGGCCGCCCGCTTCTTCGGGCAGGGGCTGGTGGAACGGGTACGGCTTAGGGCCCTGCCCGACCTCTCCCTCTTCGCCCCCGTGGGGCGGCTCGTGCGGCGAAAGCCCGTCTTCATCGCCCCGGAGGCCCCGGTGCAGGAGGCGGCGAGGAGGATGCGGGAGGAGGGCATAAGTAGCCTCCTGGTGGCCTCGGACCCCCCGGGCATCCTCACGGACCGGGACCTGAGAAACCGGGTGCTGGCGGAGGGCCTTCCCCCCTCCACGCCCGTGGCGGCGGTGATGACCGCTCCCCTCTTCGCCCTGCCGGCGGATACCCCCCTTTACGAGGCGGTGGCGGCCATGGTGGAGCGGGGGATCCACCACCTGCCCCTCACGGAAGGGGGGAAGTTGGTGGGCGTGGTCACCCACACGGACCTTCTCCTTCACCAGGCGCAAAGCCCCCTTCTCCTCCTGCGGCGGATTGAGCGCCTGGAGCTCGCCCGTTATAGCGCCGAGGTGGCCCACCTGGTGGAGGGGCTTTTTCAAAAGGGCCTCGAGGCCCTGGAGATCGGTCGGGTGGTGGCCTCCTTGAACGATGCCCTGATCCGGCGCCTGGTGAAGGAGGCGGAAGCGGCCTTAGGGCCACCCCCTATCCCCTATAGCTTCATGGTCTTCGGCTCGGAAGGCCGAAAGGAGCAAGCCCTCCTCACCGACCAAGACAACGCCTTGGTCCTGGCGGAAGGAGGGCACGAGGCCTACTTCCAGGCCCTGGCGGAGCGGGTGGTGGGGGGGCTTTTGCAGGCGGGGATCCCCGAGTGCAAAGGGGGCTACATGGCCACCCGCTGGCGCATGCCCCTGGCGGACTGGATCGCCACCTTCCGCCGCTTCATGGAAACCCCCGAGCCCCAGGCCCTCCTGGAAACCCAGATCTTCTTTGACTTCCGGAGCGCCGCCGGGGCCCTTTCCCTGAAACCCCTGGAGGAAGCCATTCTGGAAGGGGCCAAGCGGGGGGTCTTCCTCTACCACCTGGCCCGGGCCAGCCTGGAGTTCCGCCCCCCCTTGGGCTTCCTGGGCCGGGTGCGCACGGAAGAAGGCTTTATAGACCTCAAGCGCTCCGCCCTCGCCCCCATCGTGTCCCTGGCGAGGCTTTACGCCCTCCTGGCGGGAAGCGCCGCCAAGGGCACGGTGGAAAGGCTACGCATAGCGGCGGAAGCGGGGACGCTAAGCCGGGAAGGGGCGGAAAGGCTGGAGGAGGCCTTCCGCTTCTTCTTCGGCCTGCGGCTCGCCCACCAGCTCAAGGCCTTCCGGGAAGGGAGGCCCGTGGAGAACCGGGTGCTCTGGACCGCCCTCTCCGCTGGGGAAAAACGGCGGGCCCTCGAGGGGTTTAGGGCCATCCAGGAAATCCAGGAGAGCACGGCAAGCCGCTTTAACCTGCGATGA